One Clostridia bacterium DNA segment encodes these proteins:
- a CDS encoding DUF2935 domain-containing protein has protein sequence MLSPVEELRFWTAIMRDHGEFMLISLSSREQDAIRTAYYYRNSFAVLHEEIKKYLDKPDAPEISTLANNSIPLLTGFINFKQILLRRLLECNMEISLPPTFLNHMINEAMEFFKVLSMLMSPIPVSDVMENIYLHKVWLPDAAGHAASIAAELDPVEKMLIKEAEEFEKCFNCLFIKADELGKMLERTGLDDGTLKHLNEEVRIKIEEFINFLERIYKLREQCKVLGTLKPLIPFHMMREENYYLARVKNVQSK, from the coding sequence ATGTTGAGTCCAGTTGAGGAATTGAGGTTTTGGACTGCAATAATGAGAGATCATGGTGAATTCATGCTGATTTCACTATCGTCGAGAGAACAGGACGCCATCAGGACTGCATACTACTATAGAAACTCATTTGCTGTATTGCATGAAGAAATAAAAAAATACTTGGATAAGCCGGATGCGCCTGAGATTTCAACATTGGCAAACAACAGTATTCCGCTCCTGACGGGCTTTATTAACTTCAAGCAGATTTTATTAAGGCGGCTGCTGGAATGCAATATGGAAATTAGCCTTCCACCTACATTTTTAAACCATATGATAAATGAAGCAATGGAGTTTTTTAAAGTATTAAGCATGCTTATGTCACCAATACCGGTAAGCGATGTGATGGAAAACATATATCTTCATAAAGTATGGCTGCCGGATGCTGCAGGACATGCGGCTTCTATTGCTGCAGAACTCGACCCTGTAGAAAAAATGCTGATTAAAGAAGCAGAAGAGTTTGAAAAATGCTTCAACTGCCTTTTTATTAAGGCTGATGAACTGGGGAAAATGCTTGAACGCACAGGACTTGACGATGGTACTTTGAAGCATTTGAATGAGGAAGTAAGAATTAAGATAGAGGAATTTATAAACTTCCTGGAGAGGATATATAAACTCAGAGAGCAGTGTAAAGTACTGGGTACACTGAAACCGCTTATACCCTTCCATATGATGAGAGAAGAAAATTATTATCTTGCCCGGGTAAAGAATGTTCAGAGCAAATAA
- the mazG gene encoding nucleoside triphosphate pyrophosphohydrolase, which yields MLKDKYSFSDLIDIMALLRSGSGCPWDREQTHDSLKKYFIEETYEVLEAIDLRDRDKLCEELGDALLQVVFHAQIATEQGNFDINDVITGICRKLISRHTHVFGEDKADTPDEVIGNWEANKKKEKGINSQTGVLKDVPSNLPALMRSYKVQQKAAQVGFDWDNIKDVFNKVNEEINELKDVYESENMERITDEIGDVFFSLVNLSRFLKIQPELALTGTINKFIRRFEYVEQESIKACKKLEEMSLAEMDVLWEKAKLHFSESNKKSEQL from the coding sequence ATGTTAAAGGACAAATATTCTTTTTCGGATTTGATTGATATTATGGCATTATTAAGAAGCGGGTCAGGGTGTCCCTGGGATAGGGAGCAGACCCATGACAGCCTGAAAAAGTATTTTATAGAGGAAACTTATGAGGTTTTGGAGGCAATTGACTTGAGAGACAGGGACAAGCTTTGTGAGGAGCTTGGCGATGCGCTCCTGCAGGTAGTATTTCATGCACAGATTGCCACAGAGCAGGGGAACTTCGACATAAATGATGTAATCACAGGTATTTGCCGTAAACTTATTTCCCGGCATACACATGTTTTCGGAGAAGATAAAGCAGATACCCCGGATGAGGTTATAGGCAACTGGGAGGCTAATAAAAAGAAGGAGAAGGGAATTAATAGCCAGACAGGAGTATTGAAGGATGTACCCAGTAATCTGCCTGCCCTGATGAGGAGCTATAAAGTACAACAAAAAGCGGCACAGGTAGGCTTTGACTGGGATAATATAAAAGATGTGTTTAATAAGGTAAATGAGGAAATAAATGAGCTAAAAGATGTATACGAAAGTGAAAATATGGAAAGAATAACTGATGAGATAGGAGATGTATTCTTTTCTCTTGTTAATCTATCAAGATTCCTTAAAATTCAGCCTGAATTGGCTTTAACAGGGACAATAAACAAGTTTATCAGGAGATTTGAATATGTCGAGCAAGAAAGCATCAAAGCGTGTAAAAAACTTGAAGAAATGAGTCTTGCTGAAATGGATGTATTATGGGAAAAAGCAAAACTCCATTTTTCAGAAAGTAATAAAAAAAGCGAACAATTATAA
- a CDS encoding sensor histidine kinase, translated as MENWIVLSKLTLIIYCAIKFSSHTSNITPVILCILIFVIINMAYHVFKSSNLKTSLLIFSIISVMGCFFYVNPLFILLLPINIIELIYKHRENMWLTVTVLVAGAFTAGRGLVAEYVLISVFGFLIYVLSYNSHKKITYLTAETDSLKEKNHSLHDKLNKEAEYEKQLKYSSQLEERNKIAQEIHDKIGHSLSGSLMQLEAAKLLVEYSHIQENNNKVREILQSVINTLRDGMESIRATLRNIKPVSEQLGVNRLKLLLEEFTVNSKIKSNLLHKGNLEQISYVQWKIIYENIKEALTNTIKYSNASTVTVHIEVLNKFIKAEIRDNGVGAAKIKKGLGIAGMEERSEGIGGKIITDGSKGFSIITLLPIEGGKHADQIVNRG; from the coding sequence ATGGAAAACTGGATCGTTTTAAGCAAACTTACTCTTATAATATATTGTGCAATCAAATTTAGCAGCCATACCAGCAATATAACTCCAGTTATTTTGTGTATTCTGATATTTGTAATTATTAATATGGCTTACCATGTATTTAAATCCAGCAACTTAAAAACCAGCCTTCTGATTTTTTCCATAATATCTGTTATGGGATGCTTTTTTTACGTCAATCCATTGTTTATTCTTCTATTACCTATAAATATTATAGAACTTATATATAAGCACAGAGAAAATATGTGGTTAACTGTAACCGTACTGGTCGCAGGCGCTTTCACTGCGGGAAGAGGACTGGTGGCGGAGTATGTATTGATATCTGTTTTCGGCTTTCTTATATATGTTTTGTCCTATAATTCACATAAAAAAATAACCTATCTTACCGCAGAAACAGATTCCCTGAAGGAAAAAAACCATTCTCTGCATGACAAGCTTAACAAGGAAGCGGAATATGAAAAACAGCTAAAGTATTCTTCGCAGCTTGAAGAACGAAACAAGATAGCGCAGGAAATACACGATAAAATCGGACATTCACTTTCAGGAAGCCTTATGCAGCTTGAGGCTGCTAAATTATTGGTTGAGTACAGTCATATCCAGGAAAATAACAATAAAGTCCGGGAAATATTACAGAGTGTAATAAATACTTTGCGCGATGGTATGGAAAGTATAAGAGCTACACTTAGAAATATAAAACCAGTTTCAGAGCAGCTGGGAGTCAACAGGCTGAAACTGCTCCTGGAGGAATTTACGGTCAACAGCAAAATAAAGTCCAATCTTCTTCACAAGGGAAACCTGGAACAAATTTCTTATGTTCAGTGGAAAATAATTTACGAAAATATAAAGGAAGCTCTTACAAACACAATCAAATATTCTAACGCAAGTACGGTAACAGTACATATTGAAGTACTAAATAAATTTATTAAGGCAGAAATACGGGACAATGGCGTAGGAGCTGCAAAAATAAAAAAGGGGCTTGGCATAGCGGGTATGGAAGAGCGAAGTGAGGGTATAGGAGGAAAAATTATCACAGACGGTTCTAAAGGTTTCTCCATAATAACCCTGCTGCCTATAGAAGGAGGAAAACATGCCGATCAGATTGTTAATCGCGGATGA
- a CDS encoding ZIP family metal transporter has product MSLEFLRNSSPIVNALIATCFTWFLTALGASLVFAFKSINRKVLDCMLGFAAGVMIAASFWSLLSPSIELAEKSDLPSWLPALTGFLMGGFFLKLVDKLLPHLHLEYPTDKAEGIKTGWHRSILLVLAITMHNIPEGLAVGVAFGAAASGMPSASLAGAVILAIGIGIQNFPEGAAVSVPLRREGFSRLRSFWYGQMSGLVEPVAGVVGAAAVFFIQPILPFALSFAAGAMIYVVIEELIPESQLSGNTDIATVGAMLGFALMMVLDVALG; this is encoded by the coding sequence ATGTCTTTAGAATTTTTAAGGAATTCCTCCCCCATAGTAAATGCTCTTATAGCTACATGCTTCACCTGGTTTCTTACCGCTCTGGGTGCTTCGCTGGTATTTGCATTTAAGAGCATTAACAGGAAAGTTCTTGACTGCATGTTGGGCTTTGCTGCAGGCGTTATGATAGCAGCAAGCTTTTGGTCGCTGCTTTCCCCCTCTATTGAACTTGCGGAAAAATCAGATTTGCCTTCATGGTTGCCTGCCTTGACAGGGTTTCTTATGGGCGGCTTCTTTCTCAAACTTGTTGATAAGCTCCTTCCTCATCTTCATTTGGAATATCCGACTGACAAAGCGGAGGGAATAAAAACCGGCTGGCATAGGAGTATTTTGCTGGTACTCGCTATTACAATGCATAATATCCCTGAAGGTCTTGCTGTAGGTGTTGCCTTTGGTGCCGCTGCTTCAGGCATGCCCTCAGCCTCTCTTGCGGGGGCGGTCATATTAGCAATTGGTATTGGTATCCAAAATTTTCCTGAGGGAGCTGCTGTATCAGTGCCTCTTCGGCGTGAAGGCTTTTCAAGGCTAAGAAGCTTCTGGTACGGACAAATGTCAGGCCTTGTTGAACCGGTTGCAGGGGTGGTAGGAGCAGCTGCTGTCTTTTTTATACAGCCTATATTACCCTTTGCACTCTCTTTTGCAGCAGGTGCAATGATATATGTGGTAATCGAAGAGTTAATCCCTGAGTCCCAATTATCCGGGAATACTGATATTGCAACTGTAGGCGCAATGCTGGGATTCGCGCTTATGATGGTACTGGATGTTGCTTTAGGCTGA
- a CDS encoding response regulator transcription factor, translated as MPIRLLIADDDALIRDGLKIILGMDGDFEIVDCVDNGLKALELCLREKIDVALLDVRMPVMNGVQAAREICEKTSVKPLILTTFDDDEFITTAVRNGVRGYLLKNNPPDKIKDAIKMVYGGNTVMQDIVMDKIKEGLNTVSSSKLDKSMFSDRELEIMELISKGLSNREISGKLYISEGTVKNYITSVLNKTGLEHRTQIAIYYLNGGRL; from the coding sequence ATGCCGATCAGATTGTTAATCGCGGATGATGATGCATTAATCAGAGATGGCCTGAAAATAATACTGGGAATGGACGGGGACTTTGAAATTGTAGATTGTGTTGACAACGGGCTTAAAGCTTTAGAGCTATGCCTGAGAGAAAAAATAGATGTTGCTCTGCTAGACGTCCGGATGCCGGTAATGAATGGAGTTCAGGCAGCCCGGGAGATATGCGAAAAGACTTCCGTAAAACCCCTGATTCTTACTACTTTTGATGATGATGAATTTATCACCACTGCAGTAAGAAATGGAGTAAGAGGTTATCTTCTGAAGAATAACCCTCCTGATAAAATCAAAGATGCAATAAAGATGGTATATGGCGGAAATACGGTAATGCAGGATATCGTAATGGATAAGATAAAGGAAGGGTTAAATACCGTTAGCAGCAGCAAGCTGGATAAGTCAATGTTTTCAGATCGGGAACTGGAGATTATGGAGCTTATTTCCAAAGGCCTCTCAAACCGGGAAATTTCAGGAAAATTATACATATCAGAGGGTACAGTCAAGAACTATATCACATCTGTGCTTAATAAGACCGGCCTTGAGCACAGAACCCAGATAGCTATCTACTATCTTAACGGCGGCAGGTTATAG
- a CDS encoding HU family DNA-binding protein yields MNKADLVASMAEKSDLSKKDAEKALNAFMESVESALTQGDKVQLVGFGSFEVRERAARKGRNPQTKEEIDIPASKVPIFKVGKALKDNINT; encoded by the coding sequence ATGAATAAAGCAGATTTAGTTGCAAGTATGGCCGAGAAGAGTGATTTGTCAAAGAAGGATGCGGAAAAAGCACTTAATGCATTTATGGAAAGTGTAGAAAGTGCATTGACACAAGGTGATAAAGTTCAGCTCGTCGGTTTTGGTTCATTTGAAGTGAGAGAAAGAGCTGCGAGAAAGGGGAGAAATCCTCAGACTAAGGAAGAGATCGATATACCTGCTTCAAAAGTTCCTATTTTTAAGGTAGGTAAGGCACTAAAAGATAATATCAATACGTAA